From the Bombus pascuorum chromosome 7, iyBomPasc1.1, whole genome shotgun sequence genome, one window contains:
- the LOC132909302 gene encoding pickpocket protein 28-like isoform X1: MKIKCHGTRGWYKKKLKNSRLNIAHGIKRFFRDYCENTGLHGFRYIVTGETACHKIVWLMVCLAAIIFCVMLMLRLWQYYSNNPTVTIIDTSNPIRDLHFPGITICNNNKVYKPHADKIAQKLLNYGFDSDMSNKLFSSLMKLIRPDKIEIDNATASWALDILGYTVERLMLELMHPCNLLLVRCGWLGQLYDCSKIFKTVRSNEGFCCGFNYHFVGDYSDEYSWLMNITMDSEDLDVLSSNNSFPGVDNILHVPGTGRDIGLAVALNIDADNYKSSVRQFVGATVLIHDPLDYPDIGAQSASLQPGHVMSMTLTGTKLESSKDIQNIPLSKRMCLFDGEIAGERRYSYQTCISECLQQKIYGSCGCLPFFFPDQHPNVRTCYLTDVDCILSRRRSLSLVQSHINDCSCLPQCNDKSYEVVSESVQMNDVGYDSELARGLDVQSTSFLYAYFRDGTYLEYRKQTILGWDSLLASFGGIFGLCLGGSVISLVEFVYYLFIDIFSFLKERTEQQNQDLPPASKLFVSVPANMNLKKYSTSNLNKRICLAWDRQLSQRTRKNSEFTCNMYHE, from the exons ATGAAGATTAAGTGTCACGGTACCCGCGGATGGTACAAGAAAAAGCTAAAGA ATAGTCGACTGAATATCGCACATGGTATAAAGCGATTTTTTCGTGATTATTGCGAGAACACAGGGTTGCACGGTTTTCGATACATCGTTACAGGCGAGACAGCATGTCATAAAATAGTTTGGCTCATG GTCTGCTTGGCAGCGATCATCTTCTGCGTGATGCTGATGTTACGTCTGTGGCAATATTATTCGAACAATCCTACGGTGACGATAATAGACACGTCGAACCCCATAAGGGACTTACATTTTCCAGGTATCACGATAtgcaacaacaacaaagtTTATAAACCTCATGCTGATAAAATCGCGCAGAAATT GCTGAATTATGGATTCGATAGTGACATGAGCAACAAATTGTTCTCTTCGCTGATGAAACTGATACGACCGGACAAAATTGAGATCGATAACGCAACCGCGTCTTGGGCCCTCGACATCCTCGGTTACACGGTCGAGAGACTTATGCTCGAG TTGATGCATCCTTGTAACTTGTTGCTAGTGAGATGCGGCTGGTTGGGACAACTTTACGACTGtagtaaaattttcaaaaccgTCAGGTCGAACGAAGGCTTCTGTTGCGGCTTCAATTATCATTTTGTCGGCGATTACAG CGACGAATATTCTTGGTTAATGAACATCACGATGGACTCCGAAGATCTAGACGTATTAagttcgaataattctttcccGGGCGTTGACAATATACTG CACGTGCCTGGAACAGGACGTGATATTGGCTTGGCGGTGGCGTTGAACATCGACGCTGACAATTACAAAAGTTCGGTGAGGCAATTTGTAGGTGCGACGGTTTTGATCCACGATCCGTTAGATTACCCGGATATCGGTGCACAATCCGCCTCTCTGCAACCGGGCCACGTAATGTCGATGACGCTGACCGGCACGAAATTAGAAAGCTCCAAGGATATTCAGAATATACCTCTGTCCAAAAGGATGTGCTTGTTCGATGGCGAG aTAGCCGGGGAACGAAGATATAGTTATCAAACGTGCATTTCGGAATGCTTACAACAGAAAATTTATGGTTCCTGCGGATGTTTACCCTTTTTCTTTCCAGACCAGC ATCCGAACGTTCGTACTTGTTATTTGACCGACGTGGATTGCATCTTGTCCCGTAGAA GAAGTTTATCGCTGGTGCAGTCGCATATAAACGATTGCAGTTGCCTTCCTCAGTGTAACGATAAGAGTTACGAAGTGGTCTCTGAATCGGTACAAATGAACGACGTAGGATACGATTCCGAATTGGC ACGTGGCTTAGACGTCCAGAGTACTTCGTTTCTGTACGCGTATTTTCGAGATGGCACGTACCTCGAGTACCGGAAGCAAACTATCTTAGGATGGGACAGCCTTCTCG ctTCTTTCGGGGGAATCTTCGGACTCTGCCTCGGTGGTTCGGTGATAAGTTTAGTGGAGTtcgtgtattatttatttatagacaTCTTTTCATTCCTTAAAGAGAGAACAGAACAACAGAATCAAGATCTACCACCTGCCTCCAAATTATTCGTTTCTGTGCCCGCAAACATGAACTTGAAGAAATATAGCACGTCGAATTTGAACAAACGCATCTGCCTTGCATGGGACCGACAGCTTTCTCAACGAACTCGGAAAAACTCCGAATTCACGTGCAATATGTATCACGAATAA
- the LOC132909302 gene encoding pickpocket protein 28-like isoform X2, whose amino-acid sequence MVQEKAKELNYGFDSDMSNKLFSSLMKLIRPDKIEIDNATASWALDILGYTVERLMLELMHPCNLLLVRCGWLGQLYDCSKIFKTVRSNEGFCCGFNYHFVGDYSDEYSWLMNITMDSEDLDVLSSNNSFPGVDNILHVPGTGRDIGLAVALNIDADNYKSSVRQFVGATVLIHDPLDYPDIGAQSASLQPGHVMSMTLTGTKLESSKDIQNIPLSKRMCLFDGEIAGERRYSYQTCISECLQQKIYGSCGCLPFFFPDQHPNVRTCYLTDVDCILSRRRSLSLVQSHINDCSCLPQCNDKSYEVVSESVQMNDVGYDSELARGLDVQSTSFLYAYFRDGTYLEYRKQTILGWDSLLASFGGIFGLCLGGSVISLVEFVYYLFIDIFSFLKERTEQQNQDLPPASKLFVSVPANMNLKKYSTSNLNKRICLAWDRQLSQRTRKNSEFTCNMYHE is encoded by the exons ATGGTACAAGAAAAAGCTAAAGA GCTGAATTATGGATTCGATAGTGACATGAGCAACAAATTGTTCTCTTCGCTGATGAAACTGATACGACCGGACAAAATTGAGATCGATAACGCAACCGCGTCTTGGGCCCTCGACATCCTCGGTTACACGGTCGAGAGACTTATGCTCGAG TTGATGCATCCTTGTAACTTGTTGCTAGTGAGATGCGGCTGGTTGGGACAACTTTACGACTGtagtaaaattttcaaaaccgTCAGGTCGAACGAAGGCTTCTGTTGCGGCTTCAATTATCATTTTGTCGGCGATTACAG CGACGAATATTCTTGGTTAATGAACATCACGATGGACTCCGAAGATCTAGACGTATTAagttcgaataattctttcccGGGCGTTGACAATATACTG CACGTGCCTGGAACAGGACGTGATATTGGCTTGGCGGTGGCGTTGAACATCGACGCTGACAATTACAAAAGTTCGGTGAGGCAATTTGTAGGTGCGACGGTTTTGATCCACGATCCGTTAGATTACCCGGATATCGGTGCACAATCCGCCTCTCTGCAACCGGGCCACGTAATGTCGATGACGCTGACCGGCACGAAATTAGAAAGCTCCAAGGATATTCAGAATATACCTCTGTCCAAAAGGATGTGCTTGTTCGATGGCGAG aTAGCCGGGGAACGAAGATATAGTTATCAAACGTGCATTTCGGAATGCTTACAACAGAAAATTTATGGTTCCTGCGGATGTTTACCCTTTTTCTTTCCAGACCAGC ATCCGAACGTTCGTACTTGTTATTTGACCGACGTGGATTGCATCTTGTCCCGTAGAA GAAGTTTATCGCTGGTGCAGTCGCATATAAACGATTGCAGTTGCCTTCCTCAGTGTAACGATAAGAGTTACGAAGTGGTCTCTGAATCGGTACAAATGAACGACGTAGGATACGATTCCGAATTGGC ACGTGGCTTAGACGTCCAGAGTACTTCGTTTCTGTACGCGTATTTTCGAGATGGCACGTACCTCGAGTACCGGAAGCAAACTATCTTAGGATGGGACAGCCTTCTCG ctTCTTTCGGGGGAATCTTCGGACTCTGCCTCGGTGGTTCGGTGATAAGTTTAGTGGAGTtcgtgtattatttatttatagacaTCTTTTCATTCCTTAAAGAGAGAACAGAACAACAGAATCAAGATCTACCACCTGCCTCCAAATTATTCGTTTCTGTGCCCGCAAACATGAACTTGAAGAAATATAGCACGTCGAATTTGAACAAACGCATCTGCCTTGCATGGGACCGACAGCTTTCTCAACGAACTCGGAAAAACTCCGAATTCACGTGCAATATGTATCACGAATAA